In the genome of Desulfovibrio desulfuricans, one region contains:
- a CDS encoding phosphodiester glycosidase family protein, whose amino-acid sequence MALVFASCLAVPSLPAFAAQEQQPAQVRPDSPLAAQFQALPPSAILTPGILALNTLPSDGQQQSRKTDPVQGQQPVQAEEAPARNGLDDQGRAAWRELEKGLWFGEFQLNDGYARLTVVRIDPAFFDFTLCARSQDNGPSRPLNQWGEQYNLSAAINASMYLPDGSTSTGYMRQGEHTNNGRIVQRFGAFFVAGPDEPGLPLAAIIDRDNPVWRQQLDRYSLVIQNYRMINADRRILWAPGGPHYSISAVAQDGEGQILFMHCRQPVEAYSFAQQVLHLPLNVRTVMYVEGGGQAGLLVRSAALTRELVGLSPTGLLVTGDLRAVLPNVLGARRKDTPATEAATSAQPDSAAAPAAESPAAAAEPPADGIPADSIPQAAGPQNAGPEAPTAQVPQTQQPDGKPEGMQPATDDAPTTTVPDNSAAPQPAGPGTPAPPTAETTPRSAAGQITEPLTEPGTPLAAPAAGAEKTAP is encoded by the coding sequence ATGGCGCTGGTTTTCGCCTCTTGCCTTGCGGTGCCGAGTCTGCCCGCGTTTGCCGCGCAAGAGCAGCAGCCCGCACAGGTTCGGCCTGATTCACCGCTGGCGGCCCAATTTCAGGCACTTCCCCCGTCAGCAATCCTGACGCCAGGCATTCTGGCGCTCAACACTCTGCCGTCAGACGGACAGCAGCAATCCCGCAAAACCGATCCAGTGCAAGGGCAACAGCCCGTCCAGGCGGAGGAGGCCCCAGCCAGAAACGGTCTGGACGATCAGGGCAGAGCCGCCTGGCGCGAGCTTGAAAAAGGCCTGTGGTTTGGCGAATTTCAGCTCAACGACGGCTACGCCCGCCTTACCGTCGTGCGCATTGATCCTGCCTTTTTTGATTTTACGCTGTGCGCCCGCTCGCAAGACAACGGCCCCTCGCGCCCCCTGAACCAGTGGGGAGAACAGTACAACCTCTCCGCCGCCATCAACGCCAGCATGTATCTGCCTGACGGGTCCACCAGCACGGGCTACATGCGGCAGGGCGAGCACACCAACAATGGCCGCATCGTGCAGCGGTTTGGCGCTTTTTTTGTGGCTGGCCCGGACGAACCCGGCCTGCCCCTGGCCGCCATCATCGACCGCGACAACCCGGTGTGGCGGCAGCAACTGGACCGCTACTCGCTGGTTATCCAGAACTACCGTATGATCAACGCCGACCGGCGCATCCTGTGGGCGCCCGGCGGCCCGCACTATTCCATCTCCGCAGTGGCCCAGGACGGCGAGGGCCAGATACTTTTCATGCACTGCCGCCAGCCGGTGGAGGCATACTCCTTTGCCCAGCAGGTATTGCACCTGCCGCTGAACGTACGCACCGTCATGTATGTCGAGGGCGGCGGTCAGGCGGGCCTGCTGGTGCGCTCCGCAGCCTTGACGCGGGAGCTGGTGGGCCTGAGCCCCACCGGGCTGCTGGTAACGGGCGACCTGCGGGCCGTGCTGCCCAATGTGCTTGGAGCGCGCCGCAAGGATACCCCCGCGACAGAAGCCGCAACGTCGGCCCAGCCTGATTCGGCAGCGGCCCCAGCTGCGGAATCCCCAGCTGCAGCGGCCGAGCCTCCGGCGGACGGCATTCCGGCAGACAGCATTCCGCAGGCTGCCGGCCCGCAGAATGCCGGCCCGGAAGCCCCCACCGCACAGGTGCCGCAAACGCAGCAGCCCGACGGCAAACCTGAGGGCATGCAACCTGCAACCGACGATGCGCCAACCACAACAGTACCCGACAACAGCGCCGCTCCGCAGCCCGCAGGCCCGGGCACCCCTGCCCCCCCGACCGCCGAAACAACACCCAGGTCCGCTGCCGGGCAAATCACCGAGCCGCTCACAGAGCCGGGCACGCCCCTGGCCGCGCCAGCCGCTGGTGCAGAAAAGACCGCCCCCTGA
- a CDS encoding desulfoferrodoxin translates to MPTQLEVYKCTHCGNIVEVLHGGGADIVCCGDPMKLMVEGATDGALEKHVPVIEKVDGGYMVKVGSVAHPMEEKHFIEWIELLADGRSYTKFLKPGDAPEAFFAIDAAKVTAREYCNLHGHWKAEN, encoded by the coding sequence ATGCCCACGCAACTCGAAGTTTATAAGTGCACCCACTGCGGCAATATTGTTGAAGTTCTCCATGGCGGCGGCGCCGACATCGTCTGTTGCGGCGACCCCATGAAGCTGATGGTCGAAGGCGCTACCGACGGCGCTCTCGAAAAGCACGTGCCGGTTATCGAAAAAGTTGACGGCGGCTACATGGTCAAGGTCGGCAGCGTTGCCCACCCCATGGAAGAAAAGCACTTCATCGAATGGATCGAGCTGCTGGCCGACGGCCGGAGCTACACCAAGTTCCTGAAGCCCGGCGATGCCCCCGAAGCCTTTTTTGCCATTGACGCAGCCAAAGTCACTGCGCGTGAATACTGCAATCTGCACGGCCACTGGAAGGCAGAAAACTAG
- a CDS encoding rubredoxin has product MQKYVCGVCGYEYDPAENDNVPFEDLPDDWTCPVCGVGKDQFSPA; this is encoded by the coding sequence ATGCAAAAGTATGTTTGCGGCGTTTGCGGCTACGAATACGACCCCGCTGAAAACGACAACGTTCCTTTTGAAGACCTGCCCGACGACTGGACCTGCCCTGTTTGCGGCGTGGGCAAAGACCAGTTTTCTCCTGCCTAA
- a CDS encoding FprA family A-type flavoprotein yields MQPVEIKKDIFWVGFVDYDHRDFHGYSRSPDGSTYNAYLIKDEKNVLLDTVASGCEGTLLCRLAQVLEPEKVDYIICNHMELDHAGALEAIIERCKPEKIFVSQTGLKSMAGYFDCKDWPVQAVKSGDSINIGKRTIVFQETRMLHWPDSMVSYIPEDKLLVSNDIFGQNIASSARFVDEFGDDGEYVRRVKEYYFNIVLPYSPMVLKTLPVVEKLDIDMIAPDHGLIHRGEKDVRHILDMYRAMAEQKPQQRALIFYDTMWQSTETMAYAICSGLEENGVPTRLMSVKQNHHSAVMTELADCGAVIAGSPTHNNTILPLMAAQLTYMKGLRPLNRIGGAFGSYGWSGEGPKYLHEQLAGMNMEMPAEPVKCSWRPDHEALKACHQMGATIAETLKKKCQG; encoded by the coding sequence ATGCAGCCAGTAGAAATAAAAAAAGATATTTTCTGGGTCGGCTTTGTCGATTACGACCACAGGGATTTTCACGGTTATTCCCGGTCGCCTGACGGATCCACCTACAACGCCTATCTGATCAAGGACGAAAAAAACGTCCTGCTTGATACCGTTGCTTCGGGCTGCGAAGGTACGCTGCTGTGCCGCCTGGCCCAGGTCCTTGAACCGGAAAAAGTGGATTACATCATCTGCAACCACATGGAGCTGGACCACGCTGGCGCTCTTGAAGCCATCATCGAGCGCTGCAAGCCCGAAAAGATCTTTGTATCGCAGACAGGCCTCAAATCCATGGCTGGCTATTTTGACTGCAAAGACTGGCCCGTGCAGGCGGTCAAAAGCGGCGACAGCATCAACATCGGCAAGCGCACCATCGTTTTTCAGGAAACCCGCATGCTCCATTGGCCTGACAGCATGGTTTCCTATATCCCCGAAGACAAGCTGCTGGTCAGCAACGATATTTTTGGCCAGAACATTGCCAGCTCCGCGCGCTTTGTGGACGAGTTCGGCGACGACGGCGAGTATGTCCGCCGCGTCAAGGAATACTACTTCAACATCGTGCTGCCCTACTCGCCCATGGTGCTCAAGACCCTGCCCGTGGTCGAAAAGCTCGACATCGACATGATCGCCCCCGACCACGGCCTCATCCACAGGGGAGAAAAGGACGTGCGGCACATCCTTGACATGTACCGCGCCATGGCCGAGCAAAAACCCCAGCAGCGCGCGCTCATTTTTTACGACACCATGTGGCAGTCTACAGAAACCATGGCCTATGCCATCTGCAGCGGCCTGGAAGAAAACGGCGTGCCCACGCGCCTCATGAGCGTCAAGCAAAACCACCACAGCGCCGTGATGACCGAGCTGGCCGACTGCGGCGCGGTTATTGCCGGTTCACCCACGCACAACAATACCATACTGCCCCTCATGGCGGCCCAGCTTACCTACATGAAAGGCCTGCGGCCCCTCAACCGCATCGGCGGCGCTTTCGGCTCTTACGGCTGGTCGGGCGAAGGCCCCAAATACCTGCACGAGCAGTTGGCCGGCATGAACATGGAGATGCCCGCAGAGCCTGTGAAGTGCAGCTGGCGTCCCGACCACGAGGCCCTCAAGGCCTGCCACCAGATGGGCGCGACCATTGCCGAGACCCTCAAGAAAAAATGTCAGGGGTAA
- the pdxA gene encoding 4-hydroxythreonine-4-phosphate dehydrogenase PdxA encodes MNHLPVVAITMGDASGIGPEIIVKALARPEIGSWANALVVGDAGRLREAAKITGVAVQVESIADPDDARYVPGRVNCLDVPVIPAGHPFGVVSPISGDGAFLFVKKAVELVLSGKAQAICTAPLNKEALHAAGHMYPGHTEMLAHLTNTPEVSMMLTTPTLRVVHVTTHLGLIDAIKKIEPALVERTIARTHATLVDAGIDNPRIGVCAINPHAGENGLFGNGEEETKILPAVRATQARGWRVEGPLPADTLFYRAGRGDFDVVIAMYHDQGHAPIKVLGIADGVNITIGLPVIRTSVDHGTAFDIAGKGIACEDSLIEAVRQAAELSRKK; translated from the coding sequence TTGAATCACCTACCTGTGGTGGCCATTACCATGGGCGACGCCTCCGGCATCGGCCCCGAAATAATCGTCAAGGCCCTGGCCCGTCCGGAAATCGGCTCGTGGGCCAATGCCCTGGTTGTGGGCGATGCCGGGCGTTTGCGCGAGGCAGCCAAAATAACCGGCGTTGCCGTGCAGGTCGAGTCCATAGCCGACCCGGACGATGCCCGCTATGTCCCCGGCCGCGTCAACTGCCTTGATGTGCCGGTCATTCCTGCTGGGCATCCCTTTGGCGTGGTTTCGCCCATTTCGGGCGACGGGGCTTTTTTGTTTGTCAAAAAAGCGGTGGAGCTGGTGCTTTCGGGCAAGGCCCAGGCCATCTGCACCGCTCCGCTGAACAAGGAAGCACTGCACGCTGCGGGGCATATGTATCCCGGGCACACCGAAATGCTGGCCCACCTGACCAACACGCCAGAGGTGTCCATGATGCTGACCACGCCCACTCTGCGGGTGGTGCACGTTACCACCCATCTGGGCCTGATCGACGCCATTAAAAAGATAGAACCGGCGCTGGTGGAGCGCACCATTGCGCGTACCCACGCGACCCTGGTAGACGCAGGCATCGACAACCCGCGCATAGGCGTGTGCGCCATCAACCCCCACGCGGGCGAAAACGGGCTGTTTGGCAACGGCGAGGAGGAAACAAAGATCCTCCCCGCAGTCAGGGCCACCCAGGCCAGGGGTTGGCGCGTGGAGGGTCCCCTGCCCGCCGATACGCTGTTTTACCGCGCCGGACGGGGCGATTTTGACGTGGTCATTGCCATGTACCACGATCAGGGGCACGCCCCCATCAAGGTGCTGGGCATAGCCGACGGCGTAAACATCACCATCGGGCTGCCGGTTATCCGCACCTCGGTGGATCACGGCACGGCCTTTGACATCGCCGGCAAGGGCATTGCCTGCGAGGACAGCCTTATAGAAGCCGTGCGTCAGGCCGCGGAACTGAGCAGAAAAAAATAG